Part of the Zingiber officinale cultivar Zhangliang chromosome 8A, Zo_v1.1, whole genome shotgun sequence genome, tgaagtcggagagggctcgtagctcgttctgactaggccgagagggctcggtagctcgttctctggagcggatgaagtcggagagggctcgtagctcgctctccgactaggccgagagggccccagctcgctctccggaccggacgtggaagtcggagagggctcggtagctcgttctcggactaggcggagagggctcggtagctcattctctcgaccggacatggaagtcggagagggctcggtagctcgcttcccgcactaggtcgagagggctcggtagctcgctctagaccggaaggctttaggatttagggctaggaagctctaaggcattggatcggtccggtgaccgatccaaaggatagaggtttcccgatcggtccggtgaccgatcaagaataagcaacgaagccacagatccgtcaAACTCGATGAAAATCGTAGTTATCGATTattgctcgatcggtccacgccgatcgagcTTTAAAGCCAACCTCAGAGATGGCCGaccggtccgggaccgatcgcttagggcctgatcggtccacgcaccgatcagatGGCTCCTGCATCGATcaaggtggagcctgatcggtcgtgCCCAGCCGCCAGACACAACGACTAGATTtcgttgctctttgtcttcttcacagtgcagcaggatatatatcgaggtcgagggcctctataggaacacttcttgctcttcctcccgATCGCGCTTTCTTGCTGAGCTCTccttctgaagcttcgtgtgagcttccttgACTGATCagctgttggcatcatccgtgaagttgctgcttcatcaacggactgcAGTCgatgagaagaaggcaagcaaacttggtagagtgtatttacattcatattatccattgtttcttgctttatttcttgtactcctttattgctgttgcaaaagagattgtggcgaggtttctccacccagaaggagttcttattagccggttttccggggtctcatccaccgacggattgataggattcgtccaccttacggacacgccgaggagtaggagtatcatctccgaacctcgttacatcatcgtgtttgaggtttgatcttctccactttcgtttctacattgtacttccgctgcgctaacctaaattgtaggaagaaacgataatttgaggtcggctattcacaccccccctctctagccgcatccgaaggtcctaacaaattattataagtaaatagttatttatttcctagttattagggaataattattattaaaaaatagttatttgtttcctagttattagaaaataattattattaggaaatacttattattttcctaatttatgtatttcttattttcacttgtaatgatatttatatatatcatatgttatcattaataatatgtgtgaatTCTATTGTCAATAGTTGTCATGCGTAAAGGACATGAGCATGGAAGAAGCAAGTAAAGTCGGCGGCCAGCTCCAAGTAATTTTAATTCTTCTACGCCCTTGGAAGTAAGGATGCCCCACAGACTGAGACAATAGGTTCATACAAGGATGTTGCTGTCAATAGAACTGAGATCAATTTTCAGCAGGTACGGAATGTTCCGCTGGTTGCCTCAACCTCTCATTGCACGCACTGATATTGATAGGCTAAGCccctcatgatttacctccttttcAGATAGTGGGGAGACACTTTGAAGAGTAGGGATGCCAAATTCTTTCGGACTTGATGGAATATCTGATATCCAACCCGAATGAAGGAGGGTATGAAGGGATTATTAATATATGATATTAGACCCGAATAtccgattaaaattattttattcccAAAATCTACTAATCTTTTTTATACATGTTAGGAGTAggttatatagatatttaatctatttttttaattatatatatataacatgatGTTAATTCTAATATACTTTTGTTGaatgaaataattagataaatataagaaaaattattagtatagaagatattcaatttttaattctttaatgAGTATGAGTATGAGGATAGATATCTGATTCCTATGGAAATTAAAACGGAAGATATGGAATTCGATCTGAATCAGACCCTTGTCATCCCTATTAAAGAGGAGTAGAGATCCTTAGATCCGCATTAGGTGGATCAAGGTCTTGATATAATGCAGTGATCAACGACCTCCGCCTGCTAATCTCGTCTATCACTATCCTTAGTCTAGGAGGATATTATGATAGGTAGGACTAGAGGATCTTGCTTGTATTAAAGAGGTCACTAAGGTGATGATTTTAGGTTTTACAACTAATATAATAAGAAATAAGGAATAACATTATAACATCTATTAACTAAGTGTTACACATTATATTAATTTAAGGTAGCTACTTAATGTTGGGATGAGAGATATTTTGGaggtaatttttttaattatttttttgaaaaaggaGCTTTTTATGATATATTATAATTGCGAACGCCCTTTTATCCagaactttattttaaaaaacaagaattaaatctctctaattttattattattaaaataggtTATATTTATTAAAACTATTAAAAGAAACGtcctatttttttgttttaattttttataacacTGCCATTTAATTAAAGCTTAATATTTTTCACTAAAATTCTATTATAATGTGAAACATAATGTTAATTAAAATTACATGaacaattatgaaaattattttaacattagtgaaaattaatttcacactattaaaattgttataatattaattttagtttaaattatgaaaaatttgaGTGAAAGTATAAATCTAAAAGAAAATTGAGGGGGgtgctttatatatatatatatatatatttatttatttatttatttttttaaaataatgaaaataaggAACTTTTTTGTttttaacaaaaaagaaaacaCTTTGAGACTGTTAAAATTCATCAGACGGTCGAGATTTATCCTCTCCTGCTTATATATCCTTCCACCTCCGTCTTCGTCGTGTCCACTCTCCCTCAAATCGCACCACCGCCCGCCTCAGCTCGCCTTCCTTTACCGCCCTCTCGCATCTCCGGCGAGATAGTCGGAGAAGAGGAAACGAGGGATGATTCTGGGAAATTGGGCGAGGCCTCCAAGTAGGCGGAGCGGTAGCTCGGCGGAGTTCATTGCCCCTCATGCTTCCTCTGCCGCCGTCGTCTTCGATGTAGAGGCTCTCCGGTCGTCGGATGACCATGTGATCGGAGGGAAAGATATCTCTCCGGTTTCGCCGTATCTTCTGCCATCGCACCACGGAGTCGACGTATCCGGCGTCTACATCGAGGATCCGACCGTAGCCGCGCCGGCGCCCTTTTTGCGTGCCTGTGGGCTCTGCAGCCGCCGCCTCGGGCCTGGCCAGGATGCCTACATGTACAGGTAGGGTTCCATGTTGCTGCTGCTTTTGGTACCATAAAAGAAGACTAACATTTGGGGGGCCTTTTCCTGACTGCGATGCACGATTTTTCGCCTTCTAGGGTTTATTTTGTTTTCCATGTTTTTGAATTTGATTCGATCGAGGTGGACATGTTTAATCCTTCTCTTCAAATTCTCTCTTCGATACTCccctcttctttctcctttcttATTCGGCGCCATGCCTAGTTTCTTATTCTCGTATCCTTCAAAAGCTAGATCTCCCCCTTTTCTCAACGATCGCGAGAACAACCCCGACGATCCTGTGCCATCAAATTTCTGATGCAATCAAAAGATAATGGATTCATTCGCGTGCCATCTTTCATCTTGCAGGGGTGACATCGCCTTCTGTAGCTCGGAGTGCCGGCAGCAGCAGATTAGCAAAGATGAGCAGAAGGAGAAGTGTTCTTTGATCTCCATGAACAACAGCCCTTCTCTGGCAAGTAATTGCTCCAACCAATCGGACAGCGGAGGAACAATCCCTTCAGCCACTTGAGCAATTCCATCAACCTCTCCGCCTGTAAAAAATTCTCAGAACTGATATCTATCTACACATCTAGATTTCTACACAGGGCAGCTTAACGATTTCCTGAAGTTATTGAATTTGCATGGTTCTGTGTATGAGAAGTTGGATTTCAGAAACTTGTGATTGTAATATAGATGTGAAATAGCAACCTATATTTCTTCATCGCACAGCTATTCATGGGGTGAAGCTAACTATGATGTTTTGCAGGTTAATAGGAATGCTTTCTCATCGTGTTTCTGAGCAAAGATCAGACATTTTGGATGGTTGATTGATTGATGAAGAAGATACACTCGCTAACTATCACTgagttttttatatatatataaaaaatctttactaattaaattaatattgatggatatttataaaaaatggtgaaattatcatttaaaaaattaaagtcattttaaatttgaatggTTGATGTAATAGCTATTAATTGCAACAGCTTCTCAATAATTAGGGATAGCTATTAATTGAAAGTCACTTTTAAAAAAGAAGAGCCATTTTGATGATTTAGTTAATTAGGGATAGCATTTTGATTTTTGCCTAACTACTAATGCAATCAGTAATTTACTAAGTGGAAATCTAGAGATAATATTTGTTTAGATTGATGCATTAGAATTATATGCACTAACTCTAAACCGTCCACTGATAATTTCACATCATTGAAAAGGATTTCACCCAACATTGATTTGTATGGCTTTAATCACTCGATCACGTCGACTCGATGGCCAATAGAAGTGCCCATTGAGTGGTTGGACCGACCAGACATTGCATAGTCAGTCGAGGTCCAGCTTGATCTAAACACACACGGGTTGGGTTGAGCCCAATCCTAAAGGAGGTTCATGGTTTATCAGGCTATTCCCTCCTAGTAAACAGACCCCTGAATGGAAAAAGTCTCTAGTTCTCGTGGTTGCCAGGCTTTTGCCTCTGATAAGAACTGAAAAGTTCTTCATCTTTTGCGTTGGCAGTTGGCTCTAACTCTGAGCACTTCGccattattataattaaattaatatattttaaatttaaattattctttaaaaaatatattttaaaatttcttattattattaaataacttttaattgttattaaaaatatattaatgcGGAAAGGGAAGGTAAAGTTTCTAATTAGCAGCCAACAACACTGATTAATTAATCCACGACTCGATCGTGTAATTACTAGCTGTTTCTTCTTCACCTTTCGACGATGATGCGGTCACCGTCGGCGACGATCCCTGCCTCGCATTCGGTGCGGGCGACGACGAACCCTGCTGATTTTGGTTCTTCGTCGTGTAGCTGGTCGCTCTTTGCAGCGAGGCGCCGGATTCCGGTAGAGGCCCCGTCGGCCAGCTCGAAAGGACACCGGCGATGGCGGGCTGAAGGCCGATGCCCTGTCGATTTGCGCCGAGGAGAGGGAGAAGCGATTGCAGAGCAAGGATTTGGCTCTGGCCGTTTTCGATTTGGGGGGCAAAGCTAGGGTTATGAGATGTAGTGGTGTTAAGGTTTAAGTCGGTGGATGATATATTTTGGGGCTTTTGGGAGAAGGGCGGCGGAGGAGGCTGAGTGGCGGAGTCGAAGAGGTTGAGGCGCGGCCGGGAGAAGGAGGCGGAGGCGGCGGCGAGGTCAAAAGGCGGGTAGGCGACGCCGGTGAACTGCTGCACCATGGCGCGGAAATTGGAGGCGTCGGTGTTGAGCACCGTTGTCTGTGGGCGGCGCGCCGACCGGGAGCGCTTCCTCGACGGAAGTGGAGACGAAGGCGGGGAGAGGTAGCGGGCAGGTGGGCGGAGCGGCGGGCCGGAGGAGGACATGGAGTTGAGGTAGGAGATCGGGTCGAAGAACTGGGAGGGAGGGAAGGAGGATGTAATGGGGGATCTGAGGCTTTCGCCGACGCCGGATGCGACGGTGGAGGAGCAGAGGCTGCCGCCGGCGACGGAGTCCATAATGGAGGAGGCGAATTCGCGGTGGTACAGAAGAAGATGCAGAAGAGTGACGAAATCTGTTTTTTAAAACGCGACCGAGGAAATTTCATTCCACTCCtttaatttatcatcttttcaacTTGCTCTATGATTTTTGAGAAAACATCCTAAACTTTTTACTAATTAACTCTTCTAAAAATTAGCCTCTACATATTATAAAAAACCAACCTACCAACAAACCTTCTCCGTGTTAAAACCCAATCGCCCATCTTATTTTACTCatcatgttttgttttttttttaattaaaagcttTTCTAGTTAAATCCTAGTAACATGGTTTGTTGGTATTTTCACCCGTAACAGTCTTTTGACATTATCATATTTAGGTGGTTCTTGGTCACCTTTTGCCACTTTTAATcccataaatattttatttatttaaaaattcacaCCTATTTATCTTGTATTAGTTACAAGCCTAAGATTGGTTCAACGACAGTCATAATTTGTTGCAACCATTAGTAACTTTATTCTCTATATTAATTCATTTATACAAAGTCGAAATTTCATATTAACtcatctaaatatataattttcttatataagaaTGAATGATATTTGTATGATCTTTTTGCAAGATCTAAGGTAGTGTTTGGTTCTTTCTTAAGAATCAGAATGAGATTGAGAattatagtattatggaatgagaatagatataagcatgaatatcactcttagaaataatattttctattggaaaaaataaaatttttcttttttacccttagaataaaataagagaaaaaatagatGTGAGATAAAGGTGAAtatgagaaaaatatgatgagagataataatgagagagaa contains:
- the LOC122011501 gene encoding FCS-Like Zinc finger 5-like, whose protein sequence is MILGNWARPPSRRSGSSAEFIAPHASSAAVVFDVEALRSSDDHVIGGKDISPVSPYLLPSHHGVDVSGVYIEDPTVAAPAPFLRACGLCSRRLGPGQDAYMYRGDIAFCSSECRQQQISKDEQKEKCSLISMNNSPSLASNCSNQSDSGGTIPSAT
- the LOC122010727 gene encoding uncharacterized protein LOC122010727 → MDSVAGGSLCSSTVASGVGESLRSPITSSFPPSQFFDPISYLNSMSSSGPPLRPPARYLSPPSSPLPSRKRSRSARRPQTTVLNTDASNFRAMVQQFTGVAYPPFDLAAASASFSRPRLNLFDSATQPPPPPFSQKPQNISSTDLNLNTTTSHNPSFAPQIENGQSQILALQSLLPLLGANRQGIGLQPAIAGVLSSWPTGPLPESGASLQRATSYTTKNQNQQGSSSPAPNARQGSSPTVTASSSKGEEETASNYTIESWIN